In one window of Opitutus sp. GAS368 DNA:
- a CDS encoding DUF1501 domain-containing protein: MNSPADHAMTRRRFLGACCAAVGATGLLSTLAQLRLIGATVETGPVLPPGSPSDYKALVCLFLAGGNDANNLLIPCDAAGYAAYAQGRGGLALPPDGLLRLKPRRSDGRDFALHPATPELRDLFAQGRLALLANVGTLVVPTTKAQFEARSVPLPNALFSHNDQQVQWQSSIPDSKLFTTGWGGRLADLTNAFNDNHAISMSISLAGQNSFQVGRTVAQFAVSPNGAVQPNATGGPLGALRAEGRRELLQTEDRNLFETAFAGLTNDAVADSALLASVLGKEAPFKTEFPKSGLGQQLRMIARLAASAPSLGLRRQVFFARIGGWDLHDHQVVAGATATGAHAKLLADVSQSLAAFARATDELGLGDRITTFTASDFGRTWTTNGDGSDHGWGSHHLIMGGAVKGGDIYGRMPDFSLKGPDDTGRGRWIPSTSVDEYNATLATWFGVKDTDLPLVLPNLGRFANPNLGFMG; encoded by the coding sequence ATGAACTCACCCGCCGACCATGCCATGACCCGGCGCCGTTTCCTCGGCGCCTGCTGCGCCGCGGTCGGCGCCACCGGCCTGCTGTCCACCCTCGCCCAGCTCCGCCTCATCGGCGCCACCGTCGAGACCGGCCCCGTCCTGCCGCCCGGCAGCCCGTCCGACTACAAGGCCCTTGTCTGCCTGTTCCTCGCCGGCGGCAACGACGCAAACAACCTCCTCATCCCGTGCGACGCGGCCGGCTACGCCGCCTACGCGCAGGGCCGCGGCGGGCTCGCGCTGCCGCCGGACGGCCTGCTGCGGCTCAAGCCGCGCCGGTCCGACGGCCGCGACTTCGCCCTGCACCCCGCCACGCCCGAGCTGCGCGACCTTTTCGCACAGGGCCGCCTCGCCCTGCTGGCCAACGTCGGCACCCTCGTCGTGCCGACCACCAAGGCCCAGTTCGAGGCCAGGTCGGTGCCGCTGCCCAACGCGCTGTTCTCCCACAACGACCAGCAGGTGCAGTGGCAGAGCAGCATCCCCGACAGCAAGCTGTTCACCACCGGCTGGGGCGGACGCCTCGCCGACCTCACCAACGCCTTCAACGACAACCACGCGATCTCGATGTCCATCAGCCTGGCCGGCCAGAACTCGTTCCAGGTCGGCCGGACCGTCGCCCAATTCGCCGTGAGCCCGAACGGCGCCGTGCAACCCAACGCCACCGGCGGTCCGCTCGGCGCGCTGCGCGCGGAAGGCCGGCGCGAGCTGCTGCAGACGGAGGACCGCAACCTGTTCGAAACCGCCTTCGCCGGCCTCACCAACGACGCCGTGGCCGACAGCGCGCTGCTGGCGTCCGTGCTCGGCAAGGAAGCGCCCTTCAAGACCGAGTTTCCCAAGTCCGGCCTCGGCCAGCAGCTCCGCATGATCGCCCGGCTCGCCGCCAGCGCCCCGAGCCTCGGCCTGCGCCGCCAGGTCTTCTTCGCCCGCATCGGCGGCTGGGACCTGCACGACCACCAGGTCGTCGCCGGCGCCACCGCGACCGGCGCCCACGCCAAGCTCCTCGCCGACGTCAGCCAGAGCCTCGCGGCCTTCGCCCGCGCCACCGACGAGCTCGGTCTCGGCGACCGCATCACGACGTTCACCGCCTCCGACTTCGGCCGCACCTGGACGACGAACGGCGACGGCTCCGACCATGGCTGGGGCTCGCACCACCTCATCATGGGCGGCGCGGTCAAGGGCGGCGACATCTACGGGCGCATGCCGGACTTCTCGCTCAAGGGCCCGGACGACACCGGCCGCGGCCGCTGGATCCCGAGCACCAGCGTCGACGAATACAACGCCACGCTCGCGACCTGGTTCGGCGTCAAGGACACCGACCTGCCGCTCGTGCTGCCCAACCTCGGCCGGTTCGCCAACCCGAACCTCGGATTCATGGGTTGA
- a CDS encoding cytochrome b562 has translation MKSLPRLLVVLSVIFAGSVAFAADAAPAAPAKEKKEDTELTKKMDKMNAAYRKLKKQAADATKNAESLQLVATMREYATAGSKLEPLKLTEIPEADRAKMLEGFKAKMKDFLAGIDKLEAALKAGQNDEAVKLVQALGAMQKEGHKEYKSKSID, from the coding sequence ATGAAATCACTGCCACGTCTGCTTGTCGTCCTCTCTGTCATCTTCGCCGGCTCGGTCGCGTTTGCGGCCGACGCGGCCCCGGCGGCCCCCGCCAAGGAGAAGAAGGAGGATACCGAGCTGACTAAGAAGATGGACAAGATGAACGCGGCCTACCGCAAGCTCAAGAAGCAGGCCGCCGACGCGACGAAGAACGCCGAGTCGCTCCAGCTGGTCGCGACCATGCGGGAATACGCCACGGCGGGCTCCAAGCTCGAGCCGCTCAAGCTCACGGAGATTCCCGAGGCGGATCGCGCCAAGATGCTCGAGGGCTTCAAGGCCAAGATGAAGGATTTCCTGGCGGGCATCGACAAGCTCGAGGCCGCCCTCAAGGCCGGCCAGAACGACGAGGCCGTGAAGCTCGTGCAGGCGCTCGGCGCCATGCAGAAAGAGGGGCACAAGGAGTATAAGTCCAAGTCGATCGACTGA